A single window of Nyctibius grandis isolate bNycGra1 chromosome Z, bNycGra1.pri, whole genome shotgun sequence DNA harbors:
- the LOC137676597 gene encoding hexosaminidase D-like, whose protein sequence is MAFQRSHRLNLLRLVVLLLVALAGIKFLFRDSFTLELHKHVSKDSGFWGDAGGTGQDTGPQSQALEISVAKITDPRQEPGQQVPRDVSATEMRLVHLDLKGAAPRVSYLEQVFPLLSRLGANGVLIEYEDMFPFKGELEILRSPYAYSEEDIERIQQLAELHKLEVVPLVQTFGHVEFILKHEKYQHLREVERFPNSFNPHVPDTLALLKSILAQVMEKHRRSTWIHIGADEVFHLGEGTDSKNWMSRNKGDVGTMFLKHIKEVLGFIATQYWGLRALMWDDMLRKISVGALQESGIAKHVSPVVWFYAPDFEAEQIGPFLAKYAESGFEAVWFASAFKGTTGPAQSWPPLSYHLKNHLSWLKVMRALPRLAPLRCQGIVLTGWQRYDHYSVLCELLPVGIPSLAICLQTLVNGGFTEEMKRKVLDTLGFQSMQLEQSTCEGQGAFPGVEIYHMVEQVNGHLKESVLKALEEESAIKGWFSPYHRKRQFGNPRNMETFGSKVLKLHEDWESFVRDLRAHLERVYFPDTVEEWMEENVNPYLDQLRDLVRDYRAIIRLNARPKAA, encoded by the exons ATGGCCTTCCAGCGGAGCCACAGGCTGAACCTGCTGCGCCTCGTCGTGCTGCTCCTCGTGGCCTTGGCCGGCATCAAGTTCCTCTTCCGCGACAG CTTTACCCTGGAGCTGCACAAGCACGTCAGCAAGGACAGCGGGTTCTGGGGGGACGCGGGTGGCACCGGCCAGGACACCGGCCCCCAGAGCCAGGCTCTGGAGATCTCCGTGGCAAAGATAACGGACCCGAGGCAAGAGCCGGGGCAGCAGGTCCCCAGGGACGTCAGTGCCACCGAGATGAGGCTGGTCCACCTGGACCTGAAGGGAGCTGCGCCCAGGGTCTCCTACCTGGAGCAG GTGTTCCCCCTCCTGTCCCGGCTGGGAGCCAACGGCGTCCTCATCGAGTACGAGGACATGTTCCCCTTCAAGGGGGAGCTGGAGATCCTCAGGTCCCCGTACGCCTACAG cgAGGAGGACATCGAGCGCATCCAGCAGCTGGCCGAGCTCCACAAGCTGGAGGTGGTGCCCCTGGTGCAGACCTTTGGGCACGTGGAG TTCATCCTCAAGCACGAGAAGTACCAGCACCTGCGGGAGGTCGAGCGCTTCCCCAACAGCTTCAACCCCCACGTCCCCGACACCCTGGCCCTGCTCAAGAGCATCTTGGCGCAGGTGATGGAGAAGCACAGGCGCTCCACCTGGATCCACATCGGCGCGGACGAG GTCTTCCATCTCGGGGAGGGGACGGACTCCAAGAACTGGATGAGCCGCAATAAGGGCGACGTGGGGACCATGTTCCTGAAGCACATCAAGGAGGTGCTGGGCTTCATCGCCACGCAGTActgggggctgcgggcgctCATGTGGGACGACATGCTGAGGAAGATCAGCGTGGGAGCCCTGCAGG aGTCCGGGATAGCAAAGCACGTCTCGCCCGTGGTGTGGTTCTACGCGCCCGACTTCGAGGCTGAGCAGATCG GGCCGTTCCTCGCCAAGTACGCCGAGAGCGGCTTCGAGGCGGTGTGGTTCGCCAGCGCCTTCAAGGGCACCACGGGCCCGGCGCAGAGCTGGCCCCCCCTGAGCTACCACCTCAAAAACCACCTGAGCTGGCTGAAGGTGATGCGGGCCCTGCCGCGGCTCGCCCCGCTGCGCTGCCAGGGCATCGTCCTCACCGGCTGGCAGAG GTACGATCACTACTCGGTGCTCTGCGAGCTGCTGCCCGTCGGcatcccctccctggccatCTGCCTGCAGACCCTGGTGAACG GGGGCTTCACGGAAGAGATGAAGAGGAAGGTCCTGGACACGCTGGGCTTCCAGAGcatgcagctggagcagagcacGTG CGAGGGCCAGGGAGCGTTCCCCGGCGTGGAGATCTACCACATGGTGGAGCAGGTCAACGGGCACCTCAAGGAGAGCGTCCTCAAAGccctggaggaggagag CGCCATCAAGGGCTGGTTCAGCCCCTACCACCGCAAGCGCCAGTTCGGCAACCCCCGCAACATGGAGACCTTCGGCAGCAAGGTGCTGAA GCTCCACGAGGACTGGGAGAGCTTCGTCCGCGACCTGCGCGCCCACCTGGAGAGGGTCTACTTCCCCGACACGGTGGAGGAGTGGATGGAGGAGAACGTCAACCCTTACCTGGACCAGCTGCGGGACCTGGTGCGGGACTACCGGGCCATCATCCGCCTCAACGCCAGGCCCAAGGCGGCGtag